One segment of Paenibacillus rhizovicinus DNA contains the following:
- a CDS encoding response regulator: MNYKVLLLDDERILLQGLANKIGMMDLPLRIIGEAGDGEEGLVYLERELPDIVITDIRMPEMDGLRFIEHVRAMRKPIHCVIVSGYNDLEYARKASRLGVQHYLFKPVDHAELQSVLTGIVLQLRKGDSSHDE; this comes from the coding sequence ATGAATTACAAAGTGCTTCTGTTGGATGACGAACGAATCTTGCTGCAAGGACTCGCGAACAAAATCGGCATGATGGACCTTCCGCTTCGAATCATCGGCGAAGCGGGAGACGGCGAAGAAGGTCTTGTCTATTTGGAGCGGGAGCTGCCGGATATCGTCATTACCGATATCCGCATGCCCGAGATGGACGGTCTCAGGTTCATCGAGCATGTCCGCGCGATGCGGAAGCCGATTCACTGCGTAATCGTCAGCGGTTACAACGATCTCGAATACGCGCGCAAGGCGAGTCGTCTCGGCGTTCAGCATTACTTGTTCAAGCCGGTGGATCACGCGGAACTGCAGTCCGTGCTGACGGGGATCGTACTTCAATTGCGGAAAGGGGATTCAAGTCATGACGAGTAG
- a CDS encoding extracellular solute-binding protein, with product MTSRTRGLVKVCAMIVPAGMIALMPACGGGSLPSVELLSGIPAASESEAGTVDGVNPVEITAWDEPPDDDANKSGWQQETDDFAAKFPNIKVKHEKVDPTKYREQYLTAMAGGVGPDVWSGNAFPDIQKYIVNGFVADLTERWNAYADKEQFSNAAIEAGTRNGRLYGFPRDIYVMTMVYNKELFKDAGIGAPPKTWDEFVRTAQRLTDPAIGQYGFNILGTEWADWFFEYFVWQAGGDLTRRNDDGTATLTFTSDAAVTALQFYKDLKWKYKVVQKNALQEWDRNLQDFAAGKAGMQIGSVDMFTGKGMNIGNIGLMPFPAGPSGKAYGQVGGALWTINAHSPKDKQDAAWTYITYVSSKEQKEKELQWVKERGGFPNLFQVRKDIVVSAMFPDIRQDLVDAVLQTAANPRQEYYLKDRLSKYVVAAIQSILMDEKADPRTELQKQQRLAQKEVIDAFNEDIKSGK from the coding sequence ATGACGAGTAGGACGAGGGGGCTCGTTAAGGTGTGTGCCATGATCGTGCCGGCCGGGATGATTGCCCTCATGCCTGCTTGCGGCGGCGGAAGCCTTCCATCCGTGGAGCTGCTCTCGGGCATTCCGGCAGCGTCGGAATCGGAAGCCGGTACTGTCGATGGCGTGAATCCGGTCGAGATAACGGCATGGGACGAGCCGCCGGATGACGATGCCAATAAATCGGGATGGCAGCAAGAAACGGATGATTTCGCGGCGAAGTTTCCGAACATTAAAGTCAAGCACGAGAAGGTAGATCCGACGAAATACAGGGAACAGTACTTGACCGCCATGGCAGGCGGCGTCGGTCCCGACGTATGGTCCGGCAACGCTTTTCCGGATATCCAGAAATACATAGTGAACGGCTTCGTCGCAGACTTAACGGAACGCTGGAACGCGTACGCCGATAAAGAGCAGTTCTCGAACGCGGCGATCGAAGCGGGAACGAGAAACGGCAGATTGTACGGGTTTCCGAGAGACATCTACGTCATGACGATGGTGTACAACAAGGAGCTGTTCAAGGATGCCGGGATTGGCGCGCCTCCGAAGACATGGGATGAATTCGTGCGGACCGCGCAGCGGCTGACGGATCCCGCCATAGGGCAATATGGCTTCAATATCCTCGGAACGGAGTGGGCAGATTGGTTTTTCGAATATTTCGTGTGGCAGGCGGGAGGAGATTTGACGCGGCGGAATGACGATGGAACGGCGACGTTAACGTTTACCTCCGATGCTGCCGTTACGGCATTGCAATTCTACAAAGATTTGAAATGGAAATATAAAGTCGTTCAGAAGAACGCGCTGCAGGAATGGGACCGCAACTTGCAGGATTTCGCGGCCGGCAAAGCCGGCATGCAAATCGGCTCGGTAGATATGTTTACGGGCAAAGGGATGAATATCGGCAATATTGGACTGATGCCGTTTCCTGCGGGCCCTTCCGGCAAGGCATACGGCCAAGTAGGCGGTGCGCTCTGGACGATAAACGCTCATTCCCCGAAGGACAAGCAGGATGCTGCCTGGACTTATATTACCTACGTATCTTCCAAGGAACAGAAGGAGAAGGAATTGCAATGGGTAAAGGAGCGAGGCGGCTTCCCTAATCTGTTTCAAGTCCGCAAGGACATCGTCGTGAGCGCCATGTTCCCCGACATTCGGCAGGATCTGGTCGATGCGGTCCTTCAAACGGCCGCAAATCCTCGCCAAGAATATTATCTGAAGGACCGTCTAAGCAAATACGTAGTGGCGGCGATCCAAAGCATTCTGATGGATGAGAAGGCAGATCCGAGAACCGAGCTGCAGAAGCAGCAGCGTTTAGCGCAGAAAGAGGTGATCGACGCGTTTAACGAGGACATCAAGAGCGGTAAGTAA
- a CDS encoding glycoside hydrolase family 140 protein, with protein MSTTPLQRLKVSENKRFLVQEDGTPFFWLGDTAWELFHKLSREEADAYLSNRAQLKFNVVQAVALAEFDGVATDSHYGRQPLKLNADGQFDPTLPNLDGDDNYWTHVDHIVDLAASYGLYIAFLPTWGDKYHQAAFGKGPEIFNGDNARVYGRWLGERYGSRTNIIWVLGGDRSLITRNHFEVNNGLAAGLREAVGDSQLITFHPCGNSSSSHHMHHESWLDFNMIQSGHHAQVRENYKHIKADYDKLPVKPTLDAEPAYEDHPVNFNASNGYFDQADVRTGAYYGVFAGGFGTTYGHHSIWSMTTEPGPYFIMTWQEALNRPGAAQMQHLRALIESHSFLDRVPDQSLIADNFEGANYMVATRGEHFGMIYSPNGIPFRASLGKWKADRVQASWFDPRSGEYSSICDYANSGDVTFTPPSSGRGSDWVLVLTATE; from the coding sequence ATGTCTACAACGCCATTGCAGCGTCTGAAAGTAAGCGAGAATAAGAGATTTCTAGTTCAAGAGGATGGAACCCCTTTCTTCTGGCTGGGAGATACGGCATGGGAACTCTTTCATAAATTAAGCCGCGAGGAAGCGGATGCCTATTTAAGCAATCGGGCGCAGCTCAAGTTCAATGTCGTGCAAGCGGTTGCATTGGCGGAGTTCGACGGCGTCGCGACCGATTCCCATTACGGCCGGCAGCCGTTGAAGCTTAACGCGGACGGCCAGTTCGACCCGACGCTGCCCAATCTGGACGGAGACGACAATTATTGGACGCATGTCGATCATATCGTGGATCTTGCGGCTTCTTACGGACTGTACATCGCGTTCCTTCCGACTTGGGGCGATAAGTACCATCAGGCCGCGTTCGGGAAAGGACCGGAAATTTTCAACGGCGACAACGCTCGCGTGTACGGACGCTGGCTCGGCGAACGCTACGGCAGCCGCACCAACATCATTTGGGTGCTCGGCGGGGACCGTTCGCTCATTACGCGCAACCATTTCGAAGTCAACAACGGTCTGGCCGCCGGATTGCGGGAAGCCGTAGGCGACTCGCAGCTGATTACGTTCCATCCGTGCGGCAATTCTTCTTCGTCGCATCATATGCATCACGAATCCTGGCTGGATTTCAACATGATTCAGTCCGGCCATCATGCGCAGGTGCGCGAGAATTACAAGCATATCAAGGCGGATTACGATAAGCTGCCGGTTAAACCGACGCTCGACGCGGAACCCGCTTACGAAGATCATCCCGTCAATTTCAATGCGTCCAATGGCTATTTCGATCAAGCGGACGTGCGGACCGGCGCCTATTACGGCGTATTCGCCGGCGGCTTCGGCACGACATACGGGCATCACAGCATATGGTCGATGACGACGGAGCCCGGACCGTATTTCATCATGACCTGGCAGGAGGCACTGAACCGTCCCGGGGCGGCGCAGATGCAGCATTTGCGCGCCTTGATCGAATCGCATTCATTCTTGGACCGCGTTCCCGACCAAAGCTTGATCGCCGACAATTTCGAAGGCGCGAACTATATGGTCGCGACCCGCGGCGAGCACTTCGGCATGATCTACAGTCCGAACGGCATCCCTTTCCGCGCATCGCTCGGCAAGTGGAAAGCCGACCGCGTGCAGGCGTCCTGGTTCGATCCGCGGAGCGGCGAATACAGCTCGATCTGCGACTACGCCAACAGCGGCGACGTCACCTTCACGCCGCCTTCCAGCGGAAGAGGCAGCGACTGGGTACTGGTGCTGACCGCGACGGAATAG
- a CDS encoding S-layer homology domain-containing protein, translated as MIRKSVSLTVILAMLLSLFSLRMNAVHAADDGDGGAAAHSITANVGKGNWDNLYQNAAVSTNNSYQAYFWMKGSGDISLRIMTADWSTELISHTFTATEDWQKFTIPAISTGSNDYLTFILTDKSGQSGTVYLDDFFFGSAGKANKLLNADFSNGANNWDGLDGSNVYSLNDTEDHPSAPGAEVTPLDANGLVDELNDIGQLYDHSDKYGIDTSNPNVFAGDAGRLSRGGDAVPDDDIYAVYHTDYDLHSISTDVYYWDSQPVRDITVSVSTDGTAYEPISLNKADFGGSWRKVNFSSYALPDSVRYVRIDLPDLKVGEQAWAVQVSRVVLNNSTAGVAANPPTGKLEGPSDITLTSETMGASIYYFTDANPAETLYSAPIHIDGYTKLYAYAAYPGKEDSYTNIFTYYNAEQEKVDTYGQLKSADFPAKVTNDQQLLDDVAADAEYYSSLQAPERDTYGGLPGSKETYGLEVKGYFNIQKLNGKFVMVDPIGNLYFSVGVDGTGYTGDTYTQVKGREYEYQWLPDKDDPKYAGAFLDGNPDNFSFYVANKIKKSGGQPFDTADFYNETVDRLKKWGFTSEGGFSNPPSADRLRQDPFPQVKFADLPTNDMIGSSGLFDIYKPEAAADIAAKLADEGIAARKDDPLIIGYFFGNELPYQNFRSVFTAADASSQIATKGALVDELKEKYANIGAFNTAWETTFESFDDLRAAALPVTSEAASEDMDTFMEHYLDKFYSTITTEFRKVDPNHMMLGDRYLVNTMNNTGIREMISRIAGKYLDVLSYNYYTYDLDLNRIKTMSTLAGKPILFTEFHYGEPTQGLTGGVRVLDNETEKGEAYRNYVEQAAASGVVVGAHWFEYLDQAATGRWFQGYNGESYGIGLLNVADRPYKTMLESVKKTNDSIYDVLLGNKQPYKYDFGPGRTERNSNNATDIPMTKTPIVIDGVKESSWPSGSTLSLDDKDRILGAQKLDVSGKFDLAWDKDNLYIYAHIQDPTPMQNAYEGFDIWNGDALELFVGPDPKFLDSPGSLRVSDSQIILSATGGFYWYNNKDPQPSIDTITKPDADGKGYSVEAAIPLSGLNIDDPADGRKLKFDIGFDNGEGNNRVGQYLWNGVDGNSSSRDKWGMAELVDNAASGNNGNGAGGGIIVTNPEDGLTVDAAAGVITSAVPVLDAASGEATVSIPLSAFQQVPVTSGTVTVKVPKAAGAASYVVQLPTEVLANAAAHRTIVIETALGTITVSSDMLKGVDVQGADTVSIVIGKADTSKLSEDVKTSIGDRPVIDISLRVNGEQLPWSNSEAPVTVAIPYSPSAAEAANAEHITIWYIGANGQPTSVYDAKYDPAAGNVTFQTAHFSTYAVVYVEKHFDDLGHHAWAKNAIETLASKGIIDGTSASEFSPAASITRADYLLLLVKTLGLTADVKDNFADVKPGSYYYDAVGIAKALGIATGSGDNRFRPQAPITRQEMMALTARVLTKLGKLHAAGATSSLDRFKDRSELAGYAADSATALLDAGLIQGAGGLLHPRASTTRAEAAVFLYNVYRL; from the coding sequence ATGATCAGAAAATCAGTCAGTTTGACCGTCATTCTTGCCATGTTGCTCAGCTTGTTTTCGCTCCGAATGAATGCAGTCCATGCGGCGGACGATGGGGACGGAGGCGCGGCGGCCCATTCGATTACGGCGAATGTAGGCAAGGGCAACTGGGATAATCTCTATCAGAATGCCGCCGTGTCAACAAACAACAGCTATCAGGCATACTTTTGGATGAAAGGGAGCGGCGACATTTCGCTTCGTATCATGACGGCCGACTGGTCGACGGAGTTGATTTCCCATACGTTTACCGCAACTGAGGATTGGCAGAAATTCACCATTCCTGCCATCTCTACCGGCAGCAACGATTATTTGACTTTCATCTTGACCGATAAAAGCGGTCAGTCCGGGACGGTCTACCTCGACGATTTCTTCTTCGGGTCTGCCGGAAAGGCGAATAAGCTGCTCAATGCGGACTTTTCGAACGGGGCGAACAATTGGGACGGCTTAGACGGAAGCAACGTGTACAGCCTGAACGATACGGAGGATCATCCCAGCGCGCCGGGGGCGGAGGTAACGCCGCTAGATGCGAACGGCCTTGTCGATGAGCTGAACGACATCGGCCAGCTCTACGACCACAGCGACAAGTATGGCATCGATACATCGAATCCGAATGTATTCGCCGGCGATGCAGGCCGGTTGAGTCGCGGCGGCGATGCTGTTCCAGACGATGACATCTATGCTGTGTACCACACGGATTACGACTTGCATTCGATCTCCACGGACGTTTATTACTGGGACAGCCAGCCGGTGAGAGACATTACGGTGTCCGTGTCGACGGACGGCACGGCCTACGAACCGATCAGCCTGAACAAGGCCGACTTCGGCGGAAGCTGGCGCAAAGTAAATTTCAGTTCGTACGCGCTGCCGGATAGCGTTCGATACGTGCGGATCGATCTTCCGGATTTGAAGGTAGGCGAGCAAGCCTGGGCGGTTCAAGTGTCCAGGGTCGTCCTGAATAACAGTACGGCGGGCGTTGCGGCGAATCCACCGACAGGCAAGCTTGAGGGACCTTCGGATATTACGCTGACATCCGAGACCATGGGTGCGAGCATCTATTATTTCACGGATGCGAATCCGGCCGAGACGTTATATTCCGCTCCGATTCATATCGACGGTTATACGAAACTGTATGCCTATGCCGCATATCCCGGCAAGGAAGATAGCTATACGAATATCTTCACCTATTACAACGCGGAGCAGGAGAAGGTGGATACGTACGGTCAACTGAAGAGCGCGGATTTTCCCGCGAAAGTGACGAACGATCAACAACTGCTCGATGACGTGGCCGCAGACGCAGAATACTATTCCAGCCTTCAAGCTCCGGAGAGGGATACGTATGGCGGCCTGCCGGGCAGCAAGGAAACCTACGGCCTCGAAGTCAAAGGCTACTTTAATATTCAGAAGTTGAACGGCAAGTTCGTGATGGTCGATCCCATTGGTAACCTGTATTTCAGCGTCGGCGTTGATGGTACCGGCTATACCGGGGATACGTACACGCAGGTGAAGGGCAGGGAGTATGAATATCAATGGCTGCCGGACAAGGACGATCCCAAGTATGCTGGCGCTTTCTTGGATGGTAATCCGGATAATTTTTCGTTCTACGTCGCCAACAAAATCAAGAAATCCGGCGGGCAGCCCTTCGATACCGCCGATTTCTACAATGAAACCGTGGATCGATTGAAAAAATGGGGTTTCACGAGCGAGGGCGGCTTCTCGAACCCGCCTTCGGCTGACAGGCTGAGGCAGGATCCGTTCCCGCAGGTAAAGTTCGCGGACCTGCCGACGAATGATATGATCGGCAGCTCGGGCTTGTTCGACATCTACAAACCGGAAGCGGCGGCTGATATCGCGGCCAAGCTGGCAGATGAAGGCATAGCCGCACGCAAGGATGATCCCCTCATTATCGGATACTTCTTCGGCAACGAGCTTCCGTATCAGAATTTCAGAAGCGTATTCACAGCGGCCGACGCCTCATCACAAATCGCGACCAAGGGTGCGCTCGTGGACGAGCTGAAAGAGAAATATGCCAATATCGGTGCTTTCAATACGGCATGGGAAACGACCTTCGAGAGCTTCGACGATCTGCGAGCGGCAGCGCTGCCGGTCACTTCGGAAGCGGCTTCGGAGGACATGGACACGTTCATGGAGCACTATTTGGACAAATTTTATTCCACCATCACGACCGAATTCCGCAAAGTCGATCCGAATCATATGATGCTCGGCGATCGGTACTTGGTCAACACAATGAACAATACGGGCATTCGGGAAATGATCAGCAGGATCGCAGGCAAATACTTGGACGTTCTCTCGTACAACTACTATACCTACGATCTCGACTTGAACCGCATCAAGACGATGTCCACGCTGGCCGGCAAACCGATCCTATTCACGGAATTTCATTACGGTGAACCGACGCAGGGTCTGACAGGCGGCGTGCGCGTCTTGGATAACGAAACCGAGAAGGGAGAAGCCTACCGCAATTACGTCGAGCAGGCGGCTGCTTCCGGCGTGGTCGTCGGCGCGCATTGGTTCGAGTATCTGGATCAAGCCGCGACTGGCCGCTGGTTTCAAGGTTATAACGGCGAAAGTTACGGTATCGGACTGCTCAATGTGGCCGATCGTCCTTACAAGACGATGCTGGAATCCGTCAAAAAGACCAATGACAGCATCTACGATGTGCTGCTCGGGAACAAGCAGCCGTATAAGTACGATTTTGGACCAGGGCGCACCGAGCGCAATTCCAACAATGCGACAGACATTCCGATGACGAAAACGCCAATTGTTATCGATGGCGTGAAGGAGTCTTCCTGGCCGAGCGGATCGACGTTGTCCCTGGATGACAAGGACCGCATCCTAGGTGCGCAGAAACTGGACGTCTCGGGTAAATTTGATTTGGCATGGGACAAAGACAATCTTTACATCTACGCGCATATTCAGGACCCGACGCCGATGCAGAACGCTTACGAAGGCTTCGATATTTGGAACGGCGATGCCCTCGAACTGTTCGTGGGTCCCGATCCGAAGTTTCTCGACAGCCCAGGCTCGCTGAGGGTATCGGATTCGCAAATCATTCTCAGCGCTACGGGAGGATTTTATTGGTACAACAATAAAGATCCTCAGCCTTCGATCGATACGATAACGAAACCGGATGCGGACGGCAAAGGCTATTCGGTTGAGGCTGCCATTCCGCTGTCCGGCCTCAATATCGACGATCCAGCCGATGGGCGCAAGCTGAAATTCGATATCGGGTTCGATAATGGTGAAGGCAATAATCGCGTCGGTCAATACCTCTGGAACGGCGTGGACGGCAACTCCTCCAGCCGTGACAAATGGGGCATGGCGGAGCTCGTGGACAATGCCGCTTCCGGCAACAACGGCAACGGTGCCGGAGGGGGAATTATCGTTACCAACCCTGAAGACGGCCTGACAGTCGATGCCGCAGCCGGCGTTATCACTTCTGCCGTACCGGTATTGGATGCCGCTTCCGGCGAAGCAACGGTTTCCATTCCGCTTTCTGCCTTCCAACAAGTTCCGGTTACATCCGGCACCGTTACGGTCAAAGTGCCGAAAGCAGCCGGCGCAGCGAGCTATGTCGTTCAGTTGCCGACGGAAGTGCTCGCGAATGCTGCAGCTCATCGCACGATCGTGATTGAAACTGCATTAGGGACGATCACCGTGTCCTCCGACATGCTGAAAGGTGTCGACGTTCAAGGCGCGGATACCGTGTCGATCGTCATCGGCAAGGCGGATACCAGCAAGCTAAGCGAGGATGTAAAGACTTCGATCGGCGATCGTCCAGTCATCGACATCAGCCTGCGCGTGAACGGCGAGCAGCTGCCGTGGAGCAATTCGGAAGCGCCGGTTACGGTCGCGATTCCGTATTCGCCTTCGGCCGCGGAAGCGGCGAACGCGGAGCATATCACCATCTGGTATATCGGAGCGAACGGTCAACCGACTTCGGTGTACGATGCGAAGTATGACCCGGCGGCGGGGAACGTAACGTTCCAAACCGCGCATTTCAGCACGTATGCGGTCGTGTACGTCGAGAAGCATTTTGATGACTTGGGCCATCACGCCTGGGCGAAGAATGCCATCGAGACGCTTGCGTCCAAAGGCATCATAGACGGCACCTCGGCTTCCGAATTCTCGCCGGCGGCAAGCATTACCCGGGCCGATTACCTGCTCCTGCTCGTGAAGACGCTCGGATTAACCGCCGACGTGAAGGACAATTTCGCCGATGTGAAGCCGGGCAGTTATTACTATGACGCCGTCGGGATCGCCAAGGCGTTAGGCATCGCAACGGGAAGCGGAGACAATCGCTTCCGTCCGCAAGCGCCGATCACGAGGCAGGAAATGATGGCCCTTACCGCGCGGGTGTTGACGAAGCTCGGCAAGCTTCATGCGGCTGGAGCAACGTCTTCGCTGGACCGCTTCAAGGATCGGAGCGAGCTGGCCGGATACGCGGCCGACAGCGCTACGGCGCTGCTGGATGCCGGATTAATTCAAGGCGCGGGCGGCCTGCTTCATCCTCGCGCAAGCACGACACGCGCCGAGGCGGCCGTGTTCCTGTATAACGTGTACCGCCTGTAG
- a CDS encoding fibronectin type III domain-containing protein, which yields MKINKGILSCLAAALLFSLFTFTQSASAAVPSPWLQQDIGSVGVAGTGNYASGTFTIQATGTDIAGTADQFRYVYQPLSGDGTIVARVASISNTSAWAKGGVMIREALTTGAKHVSTVIEYASTSGAQMVSRSAASGSTATVTQTGVAAPYWVKLQRAGNVFTSSISSNGTTWTQVGTVTVSMSSSAYVGLAVTAQNNTTLNTTTIDNVTVSGSTSSGPAFVKGINLNGAATTIEGNSWISYASALSSGLSVSNATSWSGTYSFSLNPTPDATTQTMMQSALYRSAPPNGQGFSLNQTIANGSYQVYLWTIENYQSNFRNEDVKLEGTTVATGIGDLALGSWAKYGPYSVTVSDGTLNIDILRSTKGDPQMTGVAIYSTGGGTSSDTQAPTAPSGLASPSKTDTTVNLTWTASTDNVGVTGYDIYRGGTTLAGTTTGATSATITGLTASTAYTFTVKARDAANNQSAASNSLAVTTNASTGNRSGLPWKSGVYRTTNDQANWTAIQNFETWRGRLADITTNFPYRYSWDIMTVNGAFFNGWQNAPWTPTYAVPMFPENIGATFSACAAGSYNSNWTTFANNLVSHGQGGAIIRLGWEFNGNWFAHSVTNANMTDWKACFRQVATTIKAAAPNVKIDWNVTRGDGLKAAGNADPALVYPGDDVVDYIGVDSYDQWPPAFNDATWISSHIGGTYGLQHWIDFAVAHGKKFSVPEWGLYHGAAPNFGNDNPFYIEKMWSFFNSLGSTLAYEAYYDEDVLTLGNLSYGNNNPNSAPVYNSHW from the coding sequence TTGAAGATTAACAAAGGCATTCTATCTTGTTTGGCCGCAGCGCTCCTATTCAGTTTATTTACGTTCACCCAGTCGGCCTCGGCAGCCGTTCCAAGTCCTTGGCTGCAGCAGGACATCGGCTCTGTCGGCGTAGCCGGCACCGGCAATTACGCATCGGGAACGTTCACGATCCAAGCAACCGGAACGGACATCGCCGGAACGGCGGATCAATTCCGCTACGTGTATCAGCCGCTGAGCGGCGACGGCACGATCGTGGCCCGGGTGGCGTCCATTTCGAATACGAGCGCATGGGCGAAAGGCGGCGTCATGATCCGCGAAGCGCTCACGACCGGCGCTAAGCATGTCTCGACGGTCATTGAATATGCATCTACTTCGGGGGCGCAAATGGTCAGCCGCAGCGCCGCTTCGGGCAGTACGGCGACCGTCACGCAAACGGGCGTCGCCGCGCCGTATTGGGTGAAGCTGCAGCGCGCGGGCAACGTGTTTACCAGCTCGATCTCGAGCAACGGCACGACCTGGACGCAAGTCGGCACCGTAACGGTATCCATGTCTTCGAGCGCGTACGTCGGACTCGCCGTAACGGCGCAGAACAACACGACGCTGAACACGACGACCATCGACAACGTGACCGTCAGCGGTTCAACGAGCAGCGGACCGGCATTCGTGAAAGGCATTAACCTGAACGGCGCCGCGACGACGATCGAGGGCAACAGCTGGATTTCGTATGCTTCCGCGCTGAGCAGCGGCTTGTCCGTCTCGAACGCGACGTCTTGGAGCGGAACGTACTCGTTCTCGCTGAATCCGACGCCCGATGCCACTACGCAGACGATGATGCAGTCCGCTTTGTACCGCTCGGCGCCGCCGAACGGGCAGGGCTTCAGCTTGAATCAGACGATTGCGAACGGCAGCTATCAGGTCTATCTATGGACGATTGAAAACTATCAAAGCAATTTCCGCAACGAGGACGTGAAGCTGGAAGGGACGACGGTCGCGACGGGCATCGGCGATCTCGCGCTCGGCAGCTGGGCGAAGTACGGGCCTTATAGCGTTACGGTGAGCGACGGGACCTTGAATATCGATATTTTGCGCTCGACCAAGGGCGATCCGCAAATGACCGGAGTAGCCATCTACAGCACCGGAGGCGGCACCTCTTCCGATACGCAGGCGCCGACGGCGCCGAGCGGTCTGGCTTCCCCGTCCAAGACGGATACGACCGTCAATCTGACTTGGACGGCTTCGACGGACAACGTCGGCGTAACCGGCTATGACATTTACCGTGGCGGTACGACGCTGGCCGGCACGACGACGGGCGCCACGAGCGCGACGATCACGGGCTTGACGGCGAGCACGGCGTATACGTTCACGGTCAAAGCGCGGGATGCGGCGAACAACCAGTCCGCCGCCAGCAATTCGCTAGCCGTGACGACGAACGCAAGCACAGGGAACCGCAGCGGCCTGCCGTGGAAATCCGGCGTTTACCGGACGACGAACGACCAGGCGAACTGGACGGCGATCCAAAACTTCGAGACATGGCGCGGGCGGCTTGCGGACATTACGACGAATTTCCCATATCGCTATTCGTGGGATATCATGACGGTCAACGGCGCGTTCTTCAATGGCTGGCAAAACGCGCCATGGACGCCGACGTACGCCGTGCCGATGTTCCCGGAGAACATCGGAGCGACGTTCTCCGCCTGCGCGGCCGGCAGCTACAACAGCAATTGGACGACGTTCGCGAATAATCTCGTCAGCCACGGCCAGGGCGGCGCCATTATCCGGCTGGGCTGGGAGTTCAACGGGAACTGGTTCGCGCATTCCGTCACGAACGCCAACATGACCGATTGGAAGGCGTGCTTCCGTCAAGTGGCAACGACGATCAAAGCCGCAGCGCCGAACGTGAAGATCGATTGGAACGTCACTCGCGGCGACGGGCTCAAAGCGGCCGGCAACGCGGATCCGGCGCTCGTCTATCCGGGCGATGACGTCGTGGATTATATCGGCGTCGACAGCTACGACCAATGGCCGCCCGCCTTCAACGACGCGACATGGATCAGCAGCCATATCGGCGGCACTTACGGCTTGCAGCACTGGATCGATTTCGCGGTCGCGCACGGCAAGAAATTCAGCGTTCCGGAATGGGGACTTTACCATGGAGCGGCGCCGAACTTCGGGAACGACAATCCTTTCTATATCGAGAAAATGTGGTCGTTCTTCAACAGTCTCGGCTCTACCCTCGCCTATGAAGCTTATTACGACGAGGACGTGCTCACGCTAGGCAATCTCTCGTACGGCAACAATAATCCGAACAGCGCGCCGGTGTACAATTCCCACTGGTAA
- a CDS encoding ADP-ribosylglycohydrolase family protein — MTMSLNRYKGCLFGLAAGDAIGTTVEFSRPGTFEPVTEMTGGGVFRLQPGQWTDDTSMALCLADSLLAVQGFDAVDQMSRYARWMREGYRSSTGQCFDIGNATREAVIRHERTGEGFCGSSSPDSAGNGSIMRLAPIPMYYGEQPQEAIRYAEASSRTTHAAAECIDACRLFAAYISAALQGWEKERLLQPGAFDEWLNAAALAPRIAEVYGGSYLRNEPPDIQGNGYVVRSLEAALWAFAKGGSFEEGVLLAVNLGDDADTTGAVYGQLAGAHYGFDAIPERWTSKLAMRETLDELAEGLFRGRR, encoded by the coding sequence ATGACGATGTCATTGAATCGCTATAAAGGCTGCCTTTTCGGGCTCGCAGCGGGAGACGCGATCGGCACGACGGTGGAGTTCAGCAGACCGGGAACGTTCGAACCGGTGACGGAGATGACGGGCGGCGGCGTGTTTCGCTTGCAGCCGGGGCAGTGGACGGACGATACGTCCATGGCGCTGTGCCTGGCCGACAGCTTGCTCGCCGTTCAGGGTTTCGACGCGGTCGACCAGATGAGCCGCTATGCCAGGTGGATGCGCGAAGGATATCGCAGCAGCACGGGGCAATGCTTCGACATCGGCAATGCGACGCGCGAAGCGGTTATCCGCCATGAACGGACCGGGGAAGGATTTTGCGGTTCGTCCAGTCCGGACTCGGCAGGCAACGGCTCCATCATGCGGCTGGCTCCGATTCCGATGTATTACGGCGAGCAGCCTCAGGAAGCGATCCGTTATGCGGAGGCAAGCTCGCGGACGACGCATGCGGCGGCGGAATGCATCGACGCCTGCAGGCTGTTCGCGGCGTATATCTCGGCAGCGCTGCAAGGCTGGGAGAAAGAGCGGCTGCTGCAGCCCGGCGCTTTCGACGAATGGCTGAACGCGGCCGCGCTCGCGCCGAGAATCGCCGAAGTTTACGGCGGTTCGTACCTGCGTAATGAGCCGCCTGATATTCAAGGCAACGGTTATGTCGTGCGTTCCCTTGAAGCGGCGCTCTGGGCGTTCGCGAAGGGCGGCTCGTTCGAAGAAGGCGTGCTGCTCGCAGTCAATCTCGGCGATGATGCCGATACGACCGGTGCCGTCTACGGCCAGCTGGCAGGGGCGCATTACGGCTTCGACGCCATACCGGAACGGTGGACGAGCAAGCTGGCCATGCGGGAGACGCTGGATGAACTGGCGGAGGGATTGTTCCGGGGGCGGAGATAA